A stretch of DNA from Pirellulales bacterium:
GACGGCATCAACGACGCCCCCGCCTTGGCCGCGGCCGATCTGGGGATCGCGATCGGCTCTGGCGCCGATGTGGCGATCGAAACGGCCGATCTGGTGCTGATGCGCCCCGATCTTCGCCTGACGGCGGACGCCGTGCGTTTGGCGCGAGCGACCGTGCGCACCATTCGCCAGAACCTCGGCTGGGCGTTCGTTTACAACCTGCTGCTATTGCCGCTAGCCGCCGGTGCGCTGGCGCCGATCGGTTTCGCCTTGCCGCCGGTCGCCGCCGCGGCCGCCATGGCGCTCAGCAGCGTGTCGGTGGTCGGCAACAGCCTCTTGCTTCGCGCCCGCGTTCGCAGCCATGCCAAGGCAGGACGCTCGACGCCGTAGGTGAGCGCGCCGGCCGCCAGCAGCGAGACAAAAATCGCCGCCGCGATGGCCAGATGCGCGTTGCAGCCAGTATTGTCAAGCGCGTGCAGCACGCAGTAGCCAATGTTCTGATGCGTCAAATAGAGCGCATAGGAGATGTTGCCCAACATCACCAGCGGCGCGGCTGCCAAGATGGTAAAGCGCCCATTGAGCGCCAACCAAAGCGAAACGGCCAGCACCACTATGATCGCGCCCTCCTGCCAGCCGTGTTCCCAGGTGTGCGCAATCACGGCGCTCGCCACCATCGTCGCACCGGTCCTCTGGCGACCTTGAAACCTCCAGAGGTACATGCCGATTCCAAGTGCAAAGAGATGCAGATATGGCAGGCCGATCCGCGTGGATAGCCCGGAGGCGGTACTGGCAAGTGCGGGCGGCAGGGCCGGAATTCCGAAATGGGCCAAGAGCGAGAGCGCCAAGCCCGCCACGACGGTGGCCGCCAGATGCGCTGGTCCCAGCACCTTCCAAACCAGCAATATCGTGGCGTAAAAGACCAGTTCGACTTCCAGCGACCAATAGACGCCGTCGACGTAACTAACGCCGAGCAGGCCTTGGAGCATGGTCAGGTTTAACGCGGCGTCACGCCAGCCAACCGCCAGTTGCGCTGGACCAACGCAATGCACGACGAGCATGGTGACGAGGATCGCCGCCCAATAGGCGGGATATAGTCGTGTGACGCGGTTCCAGCAAAAATCGAACGTCGATCCGGAGCGTTCGAGCGTGAGCAATATCACCACGCCGCTAATCATGAAGAACAGCATCACGCCACATTCGCCCACAGTGAACCGAAAGCCCGCTTGGCGGCGCGGCGCGAATAGTTGGTCGTAACGCACCGTGTAATGAAACAACAGCACGGCCAGCGCGGCCAGGCCGCGCAGTCCGTCCAGTTCCAGAATCCGACGGGGCGTCATCACAGGCTCGCGGGTTTCGAAGGCGCCGGCGCGGCGGGCAGCACGGCAATACTGCGACAGGATCGATTCGCCGTCCGGTCGTAGCGACTGCGCCGACCGTAGGCCGGCAAGTGCTCGGCAGGCGGCGGCCTAACACTTCGCTTTACAAGGCTACGTCGTTATTTGGAGACGTACCCGCCGTCCACCATCAGATTTTCGGCGGTGATGAACGAGGCGTCGCTTGACGCCAAAAAGAGAATCGCACGGGCGATTTCGCGTGGCTCGACCATCCGCTGAATCATGTGCGAGCCGCCATATTCGGGATGCGACTCGGCCTGCGCGCGATCCATGCCGCGCTCGCGCGTCAGTCGCTCGACAATTGGGCTCCAAACGGTGCCCGGGCAAACCGCGTTCACGCGGATGTTGTCGGCCGCCAGATCGAGCGCCATGCAGCGCGTCATTTGAGCGACCGCCCCCTTGGTGGCGTTGTAGGTGAGAAAGCCGGACTGCGCGATGAAACTCGAAATTGAACCGAGGTTCACGATCGCTCCGCCCCCCGCTTTGCGCATCTCGGGCACGGCATGCTTGGCGCAGAGCGAAGGACCAATCACGTTGACATCGAGAATTTCATGCCACTCCTCTTTAGTGGCTTCGATGCCGCGCAAGACAAACACCGCGGCGTTGTTGACCAGGATATCGACGCGGCCATACTCCCGCACGGCTGACTCGACCATGTGCCGAACACTGTCCTCGTCCGACACGTCGGTCACCACGGCCAGCGCTTGGCCACCGGCGGATTTGATCATGGCGGCCGCTTCACGCGCGGCGTCCGCGTTGCGCTCGGCGATCACGACCGCGGCGCCCTCGGCGGCGAACTCCTCGCACGAGGCGCGGCCAATGCTTTGTCCACCGCCAGTCACAATCGCCACTTTGCCGGCGAAGCGGTTTTCGCTCATTGTTTAGTATCCGAGGTCTGGAGTGTGTCTGGATGCGCTGGCGGATCGGCGGCGACTGTGTGCTTCTTGGGGGGAATTGCCAACCGCAAAAATTGCAGCAACAAAAAGAAGCCCAGCACGACCAAAACCAGTTGCGGCCAATACTCCGCGAAACCCAGTCCAAAGCCGGCCAGCACGACGCCAATGACCAGCACCAAGAGCGACCCCCACAACAGGCCGCAGCCCAGCGAGGTCATCGCCCCCTTGAAGGTGTTGTCTTCGGTGTAATCCTCTTGATGTAGCTCGACGGTGCGCCCTTTTTCCAGACTCCGCTGTATGGAGTCGGCCAGTTCCACCGCGCGGCAGGCCAGCGGCCAGCGCGATGCCCGATTGCCGTCCGACAGTTCGTGCTGCAATCGCGTCATGGCGGCCTCCGCGCCATCGGCGGGCTGAAACTCATAGGTGTCGTTGCCGGTTTCCCACTGCACATCGAGCCGGGCCGTTCCTTCGTCTGGCAAGATAAGCACCGCTCGCCCGCGCGGACCAGCGAGCGTCCACTTGGCGCCCGGCGCAGTCTCGACCGCGGCGACCGACCAGCGCGTGAGCACATTAGCGGGGCCCGATAGCTGCACGCCTAGATTGGCGTATCCGGCCGGCTCGCTGGTGGGCGCCATGGCGGAGAGTCGCGTCAGATCGCTCGTAAAGGGGCGCGCCAGATCCATGTCGTAGGCAAAGCGCGCGCGCACTGACTCGGGCGAGCGGTCTGCCAGTTGGCGTTCGATAACCACTTGCTCCAAGTTGCCTAGCACTCCCTTGCCATGCGCAAAGAGCAAACGCATATACCCGCTTGAATCGCTGACGAGCGTCAACGGGGCCACCGCGCCGCCGGATTCCTGGCGGATCATGTCGATCTCGTAGCACACCAGCATCGAGGGGTGAGCAGGATGCGAGACGATCAGCGGCACGCCGCTTTGCGACAGTTTGCGCAGTTGCTCGGCCCGCAGATCGGGTTCTCCGCGCGCTATGATCACCGCGTCGGCTACGCGCCCCGCGAGCAGCGTCTCCCAATGCTCATCAATAGTGGCGCGACCGATTTTGCCGCGCACCGCGGGCGCCAGCGCGGTCGATTCCGTCGCCCATACTACCTGGTGCTCTGGATCGTCAAGCACGCGTTCGAGCAGCGCGTTCACTTGTGGGTCGGCGCCGATCAGAGCTAGTCGCATCGTGGGGAAATCGCCAGGTTGGAGACAGCAAGGGGGAGCAGCGCATTTGTAAGCCGAGGCGGCGTCGTGTCAATGGGCCGCTGCCGCCGGCTGTGGATGTTTGGCGCAATAAAGTTCCACCGCGCGGTACAGTTGCGTCGGCCGATCGGTTTGGATGAGATCGATGCCCCATTCGATCGCCTGCAAGTGCGACTCGGCGCGATCGGTCTCGCCCATCGCGTCGGCGAAGACGCGAACTCCACGGTCATGACATTGACGGATCAATTCCGCCGAAAGCGCCTCCCAGGACACATCCAGCGCATAAGGATGCAATCGCTCGACCAGCGCATCAAGCGCATCGGCCCGATAGAGCGGCGGCATGACGCGGATTGTTGGCGCCAAGCGGCGCAGCCGTGCCAGGTATTGCGGCCCCTGAAAAACCACGGCCCGCTCGGTCAGCTTGTGGCGCTCCAACGCCCGCGCCAAGTGCTCCGGCGAGATGGCTTTGGCGTCGAAGTACAACAGCGACCGCTCTTGGATGTGTGCCAGAAAATCGTCGAGCGACGGCACGCCAGTGCCGCGAAATTGCGGGGCGAACCAACCGCCGGCGTCCAGTCGCTCGATCGCGTCGGCGCGTGCCTGCGAGATGGGGCCCTCGCCGCTGGTGGTGCGGTTCAGGGTGGCGTCGTGCAATAGATAGCAGTGCTGATCGAGCGTCGAGCGCACGTCGAATTCTTGATAGTGCGCCCCCAGCCGAACGCCTTTGTCGTACGCGGGCAAGGTGTTCTCCGGAGCGTAGCGCAGCGCGCCGCGGTGC
This window harbors:
- a CDS encoding SDR family oxidoreductase, whose translation is MSENRFAGKVAIVTGGGQSIGRASCEEFAAEGAAVVIAERNADAAREAAAMIKSAGGQALAVVTDVSDEDSVRHMVESAVREYGRVDILVNNAAVFVLRGIEATKEEWHEILDVNVIGPSLCAKHAVPEMRKAGGGAIVNLGSISSFIAQSGFLTYNATKGAVAQMTRCMALDLAADNIRVNAVCPGTVWSPIVERLTRERGMDRAQAESHPEYGGSHMIQRMVEPREIARAILFLASSDASFITAENLMVDGGYVSK